A genomic segment from Drosophila miranda strain MSH22 chromosome 3, D.miranda_PacBio2.1, whole genome shotgun sequence encodes:
- the LOC108160724 gene encoding pikachurin isoform X2 encodes MSTSKRQHHHYRTGFVWLLLLSTASATVSAIVEPEEAAFQGHCGHTSPCEQLCYEIHDGMYECDCIEGYELNKNGYSCQVINSTGNGSDGHGRSDEDVLYQKGASFSAKLANDDSKLMSQGAYAGAAGPGATGTRGNGNGEDESDSDGDSYDYSEGDDSRSRLQEQEQEQQQQQKVNSNDYYISAESINFNSEGDGPEPDVADFRAASTASTTTISTTAAPKTTTASTTTTGAPVPPMTARGSSQNQLDVDYGESNGANGGDDYNYKDMSIYDDVNNNQLNLRRNSNTNSNSKSQTYQPTSNTNKNNNKNKNRRTNSNSKVQMHITRVYINRNNISGTDLEMGGVTGAAPAPAIATSTSSSSCNLDCGSDGICALEATAASSRCLCPFGKTGIGCQEDIRAHVPRFAKRSWLAFAALHGAYKHVQLRLEFRPESFDGIILLSGERDDLTGDFMALLLNKGFVEFWFDCGSGVGSVRSRETIMLNEWNSVIIYRHRWDAWLVLNHGTKVQGRSNGLFSRITFREPVFLGGIGNITGLAKRLPLAEGFSGCIRRFVANEHDYKFTEHPLGDVTNGFDIQDCSTDKCVRYPCQHGGKCLPSDQGAVCLCPIGYVGDLCEIRMDLQVPAFNGSSFLRYAPLGDSALIWLELKVILKPEQADGLILYSGPEQRGDFIALYLNDGFVEFAFDLGSGPAVVRSEYSLSMGQWHTIKISRTARLAVLKIDQHQEVMTISSNGFWHLSLEQNLFVGGVNHVDRLPLDLKYKPFFVGCIQRIDINGHSLGIVSEALGGSNIGNCPHACVARPCGPLAECVPQMESYECRCSIYNERCNKAAEVPPELLPALHKSKVLETKHNKGGDVDGDTEEAVAKKVSVLAHKKHSKKRKNLHKPPGTTPITTTTSTSTTTAKPHATAPRVTDDKATAPAGALSNEEIEDDIIFRFVQQQQQEQPQQLTPEMRKPQTPSPSANPPPTAALTMAKHSSKHQVSKHEHHQKPNAAFAHKLSRLPTHYESFQTNPDSDILTFEDNNDWVASLQKQEFADAMATSSQGSQDSHSPSGEDDSNAFVFDESLFDASDGTEEYQRKQLNEDMKRIMSNSNSHSNHKKAEPEVQAAPSGASSSETAQYSEDYNDDDELLSPVLHSELEVHLETYASTTPQTHTDWSLLKKFDLSAEHQSQVQGVRKNFGACFAGADSYFHYNDADTMSQIISYNIDLNLRIKTHSENGVILWTGRQGTTDEHDDYLSLGIEKGYLHFRYDLGSGEVDILFNGTKVSDGLWHRVRAIRNSQEGYLEVDGRKTSTQRAPGKLRQLNTDTGLYVGGMPDVAYFTHRRYYSGIVGCISEIVLAGEMKLNFDPSTLGTEHNVETGLL; translated from the exons ATGTCCACTTCAAAGCGTCAACATCATCATTATCGAACGGGGTTCGTgtggctcctcctcctctcaACGGCCAGCGCCACTGTCAGTGCCATTGTGGAGCCAGAGGAGGCGGCCTTTCAAG GTCACTGCGGCCACACCAGTCCCTGCGAGCAGCTCTGCTATGAGATCCACGACGGGATGTACGAGTGCGACTGCATCGAGGGCTACGAGCTGAACAAGAACGGTTACAGCTGTCAAG TTATTAATTCGACAGGAAATGGATCCGATGGTCACGGCAGGTCCGACGAGGATGTCCTCTATCAAAAGGGAGCCTCGTTCAGTGCGAAGCTGGCCAACGATGACAGCAAACTGATGTCCCAGGGGGCGTATGCCGGTGCAGCTGGCCCCGGTGCCACAGGGACCAGGGGCAATGGGAACGGAGAAGATGAGTCCGACTCCGATGGAGATAGCTACGACTACAGCGAGGGCGATGACTCCAGGTCGAGGttgcaggagcaggagcaggagcagcagcagcaacaaaaagtcAATTCAAACGATTATTACATATCAGCGGAGAGCATCAATTTCAATTCGGAGGGCGATGGCCCGGAGCCGGATGTGGCCGATTTTAGAGCGGCCAGCACGGCAAGCACAACCACAATCAGTACCACCGCAGCGCCTAAAACCACCACCGCCAGCACCACCACAACAGGAGCCCCAGTCCCCCCCATGACAGCGAGGGGCAGCAGCCAGAATCAACTGGATGTGGACTATGGGGAGAGCAATGGTGCGAATGGTGGGGatgactacaactacaaggaCATGTCAATCTACGACGATGTCAACAATAATCAATTAAACTTAAGacgcaacagcaacaccaataGCAACAGCAAATCGCAAACATATCAGCCGACAAGCAATACGAACAAGAACAATAACAAGAACAAGAACCGCAggaccaacagcaacagcaaggTTCAAATGCATATCACGAGGGTATACATCAATCGGAACAACATATCAGGAACGGATTTAGAAATGGGAGGAGTTACAGGAGCAGCTCCAGCGCCAGCGATagccaccagcaccagcag TTCCAGCTGCAATCTAGATTGTGGATCCGATGGCATCTGTGCCTTGGAGGCAACCGCGGCCAGCTCCCGCTGCCTGTGTCCCTTTGGCAAGACGGGCATTGGCTGCCAGGAAG ATATACGGGCACATGTGCCGCGCTTTGCCAAGCGCTCCTGGCTGGCATTTGCCGCACTTCACGGGGCTTACAAGCACGTCCAGCTGCGCCTGGAGTTCCGTCCAGAGTCCTTTGACGGCATCATATTGCTGAGCGGAGAACGCGACGATCTTACTGGGGATTTCATGGCCCTGCTGCTTAATAAGGGATTCGTGGAGTTCTGGTTCGACTGCGGCTCTGGCGTGGGCAGCGTCCGATCCCGGGAGACCATCATGTTGAACGAATGGAACTCGGTGATCATCTATCGCCATCGCTGGGATGCCTGGCTGGTGCTCAATCATGGTACCAAGGTCCAGGGCAGATCCAAT GGCCTATTCTCGCGCATCACCTTCCGTGAGCCTGTCTTCCTGGGTGGCATTGGGAATATCACCGGCCTGGCCAAGCGGCTGCCACTGGCCGAGGGATTCTCCGGCTGCATTCGACGCTTTGTGGCCAACGAGCATGACTACAAGTTCACCGAGCATCCGCTAGGCGACGTCACCAATGGCTTCGATATAC AGGACTGCTCGACGGACAAGTGTGTGCGCTATCCCTGCCAGCATGGTGGCAAGTGCCTGCCCTCGGATCAGGGAgccgtctgtctctgtcccaTTGGATACGTCGGAGACCTTTGCGAGATTCGCATGGATCTGCAG GTGCCCGCCTTCAATGGGTCGTCATTCCTTCGCTATGCGCCGCTGGGTGACAGCGCGCTGATCTGGCTGGAACTGAAGGTGATCCTGAAGCCCGAACAGGCGGATGGCCTCATCCTGTATTCGGGCCCAGAGCAGCGAGGCGACTTCATTGCCCTGTATCTGAACGATGGCTTTGTGGAGTTTGCCTTCGACCTAGGAAGTGGACCTGCCGTAGTCCG GAGTGAGTACTCCCTCAGCATGGGCCAGTGGCACACCATCAAGATCTCTCGAACTGCTCGTTTGGCTGTGCTCAAG ATCGATCAGCACCAGGAGGTCATGACCATCTCCTCGAATGGTTTCTGGCACTTGTCCCTGGAGCAGAATCTCTTTGTGGGCGGTGTCAACCATGTCGACCGGCTGCCGCTGGACCTCAAGTACAAGCCTTTCTTTGTGGGATGCATTCAGAGG ATTGATATCAATGGCCACTCGCTGGGCATTGTGTCCGAGGCACTGGGGGGCAGCAACATTGGCAACTGCCCCCACGCCTGTGTGGCCCGACCGTGCGGACCCCTGGCGGAGTGCGTGCCGCAGATGGAGAGCTACGAGTGCCGCTGCAGCATCTACAACGAGCGCTGTAACAAGGCCGCCGAAGTGCCGCCAGAACTGCTACCGGCTCTCCACAAGTCCAAGGTCCTCGAGACCAAGCACAATAAGGGTGGAGACGTAGACGGAGACACAGAGGAGGCCGTGGCCAAGAAAGTCTCAGTGCTGGCGCACAAGAAGCACTCGAAGAAGCGCAAGAATTTGCATAAGCCACCTGGCACCACCCCCATCACTACCaccacaagcacaagcacaaccaCAGCCAAGCCCCACGCCACAGCCCCACGGGTGACGGATGATAAGGCCACAGCCCCAGCAGGGGCCCTAAGCAATGAGGAAATCGAAGATGATATCATATTCCGCtttgtgcagcagcagcagcaggagcagccacagcagctgACGCCAGAGATGAGAAAGCCGCAAACTCCTTCTCCTTCCGCAAATCCTCCCCCAACTGCAGCTCTTACCATGGCCAAGCACTCGAGCAAGCATCAAGTGAGCAAGCACGAGCACCACCAGAAGCCAAACGCAGCTTTTGCTCATAAATTGAGCCGCCTGCCCACCCACTATGAAAGTTTCCAGACGAACCCGGACAGCGACATCCTCACATTCGAAGACAACAACGACTGGGTGGCCAGTCTGCAAAAGCAGGAATTCGCCGATGCCATGGCAACCAGCAGCCAGGGCAGCCAGGATAGTCATAGCCCGTCGGGCGAGGACGACAGCAATGCCTTTGTCTTTGATGAGTCCCTGTTTGATGCCTCGGACGGGACCGAAGAATATCAGCGGAAGCAGCTGAACGAGGACATGAAGCGCATCATGTCCAATTCGAACTCGCACAGCAACCACAAAAAGGCGGAGCCCGAAGTACAGGCTGCACCCAGCGGGGCTTCCTCCAGCGAGACAGCGCAGTACAGTGAGGACTACAACGATGACGATGAACTGCTGTCGCCTGTGCTACATTCAGAGCTGGAAGTTCATCTGGAGACCTATGCTTCCACCACACCACAGACCCACACGGACTGGAGCCTTCTGAAGAAGTTCGACCTGTCCGCGGAGCACCAGTCGCAGGTGCAGGGAGTGCGCAAGAACTTTGGGGCCTGCTTCGCCGGCGCCGACAGCTATTTCCACTACAACGATGCGGACACCATGAGCCAGATCATCAGCTACAACATTGATCTTAATCTGCGCATCAAGACGCATTCGGAGAACGGCGTCATACTCTGGACGGGCCGCCAGGGAACGACGGATGAGCACGACGACTATTTGTCGCTGGGCATTGAAAAGGG ATACTTGcacttccgctatgatttggGCTCTGGTGAGGTGGACATTCTCTTCAATGGCACCAAGGTCAGCGATGGCCTGTGGCATCGTGTGCGAGCCATAAG GAACTCACAGGAGGGCTATCTAGAGGTCGATGGCCGCAAAACGTCCACGCAGCGAGCACCTGGCAAACTGCGTCAACTAAACACGGATACGGGTCTATATGTTG GTGGAATGCCGGATGTGGCATACTTCACGCATCGGCGCTACTACAGCGGCATCGTGGGCTGCATATCGGAGATCGTGTTGGCTGGCGAGATGAAGCTGAACTTTGACCCGAGCACCCTGGGAACGGAGCACAACGTGGAGACAGGCCTactatga
- the LOC108160090 gene encoding uncharacterized protein LOC108160090 codes for MAAVLPENAADPIAVANEINNINGNPNGNGNANARNRGLGGGAGQNNMMNMRDRLFHAIYFRAAAAYAELVPRKVQLTIEFLLLAKALVFFFTLVYVHNAFIKNPCTCLQEVQNWPREGVIRVEIIPHLAEKRAIWQSIKQDQQVVRSLKDSYYYDVGPQTLDNYNRLKRYEAILRKLGLPVRPTVAYSNETLYYYFDAINILDTYDHPNAIQLKNEDDDDEQYIVEYSLEYGHLRLSSATRKRLQIPVLTVQLDPNTNECFGDKLTRYLLKRLLGYDDLLMASVRTIAEKEENKGYLRNVITGEHYRFVSMWWAAWSSYPAAFSVMLLFTFSVSMLLRYSHHQIFVFIVDLLQMLEYNVSARFPIAPLLTVILALVGMEAIMSEFFNDTTTAFYIILIVWIADQYDAICCHTSITKRHWLRFFYLYHFAFYAYHYRFSGQYRTLALLSSYLFIQHSMVFFFHRYELPAIMAQHQVFIVTRNQLNPGAAAGGAAARGAAAARVVPVPVEQQAAFHRVIHIMNRLFSQLGAQRQQRQLQQPRPDEPQRPPAGAGANNGTAAVAVALANLRRLPLVGQLLQRRDQFPTVRRVFLGHGGNGRMMHVLLQRVNMADIPELRNQVAAMAVAAAAAASQRAAAAAEADGGQAGETPNSSTPGAGAGARTAPAATTSIAADTTSTAADVEANQGRKEPSRGINDAAAPSEAKAVQGNDKQEQQQEGESKMEAPQEQDEAETGKGGQKPGVSKMLENPNSVAADIIYVSDKTTAKPVVGVAATQQPNQQLTTRTGTGTETGIETHIHVQSVSQSQSQSQPKAKQLENNLPEFLKAEGGLTAAASGEKQSCPLEAYAIMNDQQENNKPDEAATGAEVATTSAAATSKQSTDDGARGAAGAAGATAAWPMMDDRQTVDFIEDDRPTSTANCQLNAGPGHKAQREEQQEQQKKKEHQQLMKTPPHISNQVTTAATSAATSE; via the exons ATGGCCGCGGTGCTGCCCGAGAACGCAGCCGATCCAATCGCCGTTGCCAATGAAATCAATAACATCAACGGGAACCCGAATGGAAATGGGAACGCCAACGCGCGTAATCGCGGCCTAGGGGGCGGCGCTGGACAG AACAATATGATGAACATGCGGGATAGGCTATTCCATGCGATCTACTTTCGGGCGGCGGCCGCCTATGCGGAGTTGGTGCCAAG GAAGGTTCAGCTAACCATCGAGTTCTTGCTTCTGGCCAAAGCACTGGTGTTCTTTTTCACCCTCGTCTATGTGCACAATGCTTTCATCAAGAATCCCTGCACCTGTCTGCAGGAGGTGCAGAACTGGCCGCGAGAAGGTGTCATCAG AGTGGAGATTATTCCCCACCTGGCGGAAAAACGAGCCATTTGGCAGAGTATCAAGCAAGACCAGCAGGTTGTGCGTTCCCTAAAAGATTCATA TTACTATGACGTGGGCCCTCAGACTCTGGATAACTACAATAGACTAAAACGCTATGAGGCGATCCTGCGCAAGCTGGGCTTGCCTGTTCGCCCAACCGTTGCCTACAGCAACGAGACCCTGTACTACTACTTCGATGCCATCAACATACTGGACACCTACGATCACCCCAATGCAATACAGCTAAAAAACGAAGATGATGATG ATGAGCAATACATTGTCGAGTATTCGCTGGAATATGGACACCTGCGCCTCTCATCGGCCACCCGCAAGCGGCTGCAAATACCTGTGCTTACAGTGCAATTAGATCCCAATACGAACGAGTGTTTCGGTGATAAATTAACACGTTACCTGCTCAAGCGTCTGCTAGG CTACGATGACCTACTGATGGCGTCGGTGCGCACCATAGCAGAAAAGGAGGAGAACAAGGGCTATTTGCGTAATGTGATCACGGGCGAGCACTATCGTTTTGTGTCCATGTGGTGGGCTGCCTGGAGCAGCTATCCGGCTGCCTTTTCTGtgatgttgttgttt ACGTTCTCCGTTTCCATGCTTCTTCGGTACTCGCATCATCAGATCTTTGTCTTTATAG TGGATCTGCTGCAAATGCTGGAGTACAATGTCTCTGCTAGGTTTCCCATTGCTCCGCTGCTGACCGTTATCCTGGCGCTCGTAG GAATGGAGGCCATCATGTCGGAGTTCTTTAATGACACTACAACGGCCTTTTACATCATACTGATTGTGTGGATAGCGGATCAATACGACGCCATATGCTGTCACACCAGCATCACCAAGCGCCATTGGCTCAG GTTCTTCTATCTGTACCATTTTGCATTCTATGCGTATCACTACCGCTTCAGTGGACAGTACAGGACCCTGGCCCTGCTCTCCTCGTACCTCTTCATTCAG CACTCGATGGTGTTCTTCTTCCACCGGTATGAGCTGCCTGCCATCATGGCACAGCATCAGGTCTTCATCGTCACACGCAACCAGTTGAACCCGGGGGCCGCTgccggaggagcagcagcacgaggagcggcagcagccaGAGTCGTGCCTGTACCCGTGGAGCAGCAGGCGGCCTTCCATCGTGTTATCCACATTATGAATCGTCTGTTCAGCCAACTGGGGGCTCAGCGTCAGCAACGTCAGCTGCAGCAGCCGAGACCCGACGAGCCCCAGAGGCCGCCAGCGGGGGCGGGTGCCAACAACGGTACGGCTGCCGTGGCCGTTGCCCTGGCCAATTTAAGGCGACTGCCCTTGGTGGGGCAGTTATTGCAGCGTCGCGACCAGTTTCCCACCGTGCGGCGAGTGTTTCTCGGCCACGGCGGCAATGGCCGTATGATGCATGTCCTCTTGCAGCGCGTTAATATGGCTGACATACCCGAATTGCGCAATCAGGTGGCAGCCATGGCCGtggccgctgccgccgccgcaaGCCagagggcagcagcagccgctgaAGCGGACGGTGGACAGGCAGGAGAGACACCCAACAGCAGTACTCCAGGAGCAGGAGCCGGAGCAAgaacagcaccagcagcaacaacctCCATTGCGGCCGATACAACATCCACAGCCGCAG ATGTCGAAGCAAATCAGGGACGCAAGGAGCCGTCAAGAGGCATAAATGATGCAGCAGCCCCATCGGAAGCCAAGGCAGTCCAAGGCAACGAcaagcaggagcagcagcaggagggggAATCGAAAATGGAGGCGCCACAGGAacaggatgaagctgaaactGGAAAGGGCGGACAAAAGCCAGGCGTATCCAAGATGCTGGAAAATCCAAATTCCGTTGCGGCGGATATTATATATGTGTCGGATAAAACTACTGCAAAGCCAGTAGTGGGAGTGGCTGCCACTCAACAACCAAATCAGCAGCTAACGACCCGAACAGGAACCGGGACCGAGACCGGGATAGAAACCCACATCCATGTCCAATCGGTATCCcaatcccagtcccagtcccagccaaAGGCAAAGCAATTAGAAAATAATTTGCCAGAGTTTCTGAAAGCAGAGGGGGGACTGACAGCAGCGGCATCAGGTGAAAAGCAAAGCTGTCCACTGGAAGCTTATGCCATTATGAATGACCAGCAGGAGAATAACAAGCCGGACGAGGCCGCGACAGGAGCTGAAGtagcaacaacatcagcagctGCCACGTCAAAACAATCTACAGACGATGGGGctagaggagcagcaggagcagcaggagcaacagcagcctgGCCAATGATGGATGACAGGCAAACAGTTGATTTTATAGAAGACGACAGGCCAACATCAACAGCAAATTGCCAACTCAATGCTGGCCCAGGCCACAAGGCACAAAGAGAGGAGCAACAGGAGCAGCAGAAGAAGAAGGAGCATCAGCAGCTAATGAAAACTCCACCACATATATCAAACCAAgtgacaacagcagcaacatcagccGCAACATCAGAATAA
- the LOC108160724 gene encoding pikachurin isoform X1, with the protein MSTSKRQHHHYRTGFVWLLLLSTASATVSAIVEPEEAAFQGHCGHTSPCEQLCYEIHDGMYECDCIEGYELNKNGYSCQVINSTGNGSDGHGRSDEDVLYQKGASFSAKLANDDSKLMSQGAYAGAAGPGATGTRGNGNGEDESDSDGDSYDYSEGDDSRSRLQEQEQEQQQQQKVNSNDYYISAESINFNSEGDGPEPDVADFRAASTASTTTISTTAAPKTTTASTTTTGAPVPPMTARGSSQNQLDVDYGESNGANGGDDYNYKDMSIYDDVNNNQLNLRRNSNTNSNSKSQTYQPTSNTNKNNNKNKNRRTNSNSKVQMHITRVYINRNNISGTDLEMGGVTGAAPAPAIATSTSSSSSCNLDCGSDGICALEATAASSRCLCPFGKTGIGCQEDIRAHVPRFAKRSWLAFAALHGAYKHVQLRLEFRPESFDGIILLSGERDDLTGDFMALLLNKGFVEFWFDCGSGVGSVRSRETIMLNEWNSVIIYRHRWDAWLVLNHGTKVQGRSNGLFSRITFREPVFLGGIGNITGLAKRLPLAEGFSGCIRRFVANEHDYKFTEHPLGDVTNGFDIQDCSTDKCVRYPCQHGGKCLPSDQGAVCLCPIGYVGDLCEIRMDLQVPAFNGSSFLRYAPLGDSALIWLELKVILKPEQADGLILYSGPEQRGDFIALYLNDGFVEFAFDLGSGPAVVRSEYSLSMGQWHTIKISRTARLAVLKIDQHQEVMTISSNGFWHLSLEQNLFVGGVNHVDRLPLDLKYKPFFVGCIQRIDINGHSLGIVSEALGGSNIGNCPHACVARPCGPLAECVPQMESYECRCSIYNERCNKAAEVPPELLPALHKSKVLETKHNKGGDVDGDTEEAVAKKVSVLAHKKHSKKRKNLHKPPGTTPITTTTSTSTTTAKPHATAPRVTDDKATAPAGALSNEEIEDDIIFRFVQQQQQEQPQQLTPEMRKPQTPSPSANPPPTAALTMAKHSSKHQVSKHEHHQKPNAAFAHKLSRLPTHYESFQTNPDSDILTFEDNNDWVASLQKQEFADAMATSSQGSQDSHSPSGEDDSNAFVFDESLFDASDGTEEYQRKQLNEDMKRIMSNSNSHSNHKKAEPEVQAAPSGASSSETAQYSEDYNDDDELLSPVLHSELEVHLETYASTTPQTHTDWSLLKKFDLSAEHQSQVQGVRKNFGACFAGADSYFHYNDADTMSQIISYNIDLNLRIKTHSENGVILWTGRQGTTDEHDDYLSLGIEKGYLHFRYDLGSGEVDILFNGTKVSDGLWHRVRAIRNSQEGYLEVDGRKTSTQRAPGKLRQLNTDTGLYVGGMPDVAYFTHRRYYSGIVGCISEIVLAGEMKLNFDPSTLGTEHNVETGLL; encoded by the exons ATGTCCACTTCAAAGCGTCAACATCATCATTATCGAACGGGGTTCGTgtggctcctcctcctctcaACGGCCAGCGCCACTGTCAGTGCCATTGTGGAGCCAGAGGAGGCGGCCTTTCAAG GTCACTGCGGCCACACCAGTCCCTGCGAGCAGCTCTGCTATGAGATCCACGACGGGATGTACGAGTGCGACTGCATCGAGGGCTACGAGCTGAACAAGAACGGTTACAGCTGTCAAG TTATTAATTCGACAGGAAATGGATCCGATGGTCACGGCAGGTCCGACGAGGATGTCCTCTATCAAAAGGGAGCCTCGTTCAGTGCGAAGCTGGCCAACGATGACAGCAAACTGATGTCCCAGGGGGCGTATGCCGGTGCAGCTGGCCCCGGTGCCACAGGGACCAGGGGCAATGGGAACGGAGAAGATGAGTCCGACTCCGATGGAGATAGCTACGACTACAGCGAGGGCGATGACTCCAGGTCGAGGttgcaggagcaggagcaggagcagcagcagcaacaaaaagtcAATTCAAACGATTATTACATATCAGCGGAGAGCATCAATTTCAATTCGGAGGGCGATGGCCCGGAGCCGGATGTGGCCGATTTTAGAGCGGCCAGCACGGCAAGCACAACCACAATCAGTACCACCGCAGCGCCTAAAACCACCACCGCCAGCACCACCACAACAGGAGCCCCAGTCCCCCCCATGACAGCGAGGGGCAGCAGCCAGAATCAACTGGATGTGGACTATGGGGAGAGCAATGGTGCGAATGGTGGGGatgactacaactacaaggaCATGTCAATCTACGACGATGTCAACAATAATCAATTAAACTTAAGacgcaacagcaacaccaataGCAACAGCAAATCGCAAACATATCAGCCGACAAGCAATACGAACAAGAACAATAACAAGAACAAGAACCGCAggaccaacagcaacagcaaggTTCAAATGCATATCACGAGGGTATACATCAATCGGAACAACATATCAGGAACGGATTTAGAAATGGGAGGAGTTACAGGAGCAGCTCCAGCGCCAGCGATagccaccagcaccagcag CAGTTCCAGCTGCAATCTAGATTGTGGATCCGATGGCATCTGTGCCTTGGAGGCAACCGCGGCCAGCTCCCGCTGCCTGTGTCCCTTTGGCAAGACGGGCATTGGCTGCCAGGAAG ATATACGGGCACATGTGCCGCGCTTTGCCAAGCGCTCCTGGCTGGCATTTGCCGCACTTCACGGGGCTTACAAGCACGTCCAGCTGCGCCTGGAGTTCCGTCCAGAGTCCTTTGACGGCATCATATTGCTGAGCGGAGAACGCGACGATCTTACTGGGGATTTCATGGCCCTGCTGCTTAATAAGGGATTCGTGGAGTTCTGGTTCGACTGCGGCTCTGGCGTGGGCAGCGTCCGATCCCGGGAGACCATCATGTTGAACGAATGGAACTCGGTGATCATCTATCGCCATCGCTGGGATGCCTGGCTGGTGCTCAATCATGGTACCAAGGTCCAGGGCAGATCCAAT GGCCTATTCTCGCGCATCACCTTCCGTGAGCCTGTCTTCCTGGGTGGCATTGGGAATATCACCGGCCTGGCCAAGCGGCTGCCACTGGCCGAGGGATTCTCCGGCTGCATTCGACGCTTTGTGGCCAACGAGCATGACTACAAGTTCACCGAGCATCCGCTAGGCGACGTCACCAATGGCTTCGATATAC AGGACTGCTCGACGGACAAGTGTGTGCGCTATCCCTGCCAGCATGGTGGCAAGTGCCTGCCCTCGGATCAGGGAgccgtctgtctctgtcccaTTGGATACGTCGGAGACCTTTGCGAGATTCGCATGGATCTGCAG GTGCCCGCCTTCAATGGGTCGTCATTCCTTCGCTATGCGCCGCTGGGTGACAGCGCGCTGATCTGGCTGGAACTGAAGGTGATCCTGAAGCCCGAACAGGCGGATGGCCTCATCCTGTATTCGGGCCCAGAGCAGCGAGGCGACTTCATTGCCCTGTATCTGAACGATGGCTTTGTGGAGTTTGCCTTCGACCTAGGAAGTGGACCTGCCGTAGTCCG GAGTGAGTACTCCCTCAGCATGGGCCAGTGGCACACCATCAAGATCTCTCGAACTGCTCGTTTGGCTGTGCTCAAG ATCGATCAGCACCAGGAGGTCATGACCATCTCCTCGAATGGTTTCTGGCACTTGTCCCTGGAGCAGAATCTCTTTGTGGGCGGTGTCAACCATGTCGACCGGCTGCCGCTGGACCTCAAGTACAAGCCTTTCTTTGTGGGATGCATTCAGAGG ATTGATATCAATGGCCACTCGCTGGGCATTGTGTCCGAGGCACTGGGGGGCAGCAACATTGGCAACTGCCCCCACGCCTGTGTGGCCCGACCGTGCGGACCCCTGGCGGAGTGCGTGCCGCAGATGGAGAGCTACGAGTGCCGCTGCAGCATCTACAACGAGCGCTGTAACAAGGCCGCCGAAGTGCCGCCAGAACTGCTACCGGCTCTCCACAAGTCCAAGGTCCTCGAGACCAAGCACAATAAGGGTGGAGACGTAGACGGAGACACAGAGGAGGCCGTGGCCAAGAAAGTCTCAGTGCTGGCGCACAAGAAGCACTCGAAGAAGCGCAAGAATTTGCATAAGCCACCTGGCACCACCCCCATCACTACCaccacaagcacaagcacaaccaCAGCCAAGCCCCACGCCACAGCCCCACGGGTGACGGATGATAAGGCCACAGCCCCAGCAGGGGCCCTAAGCAATGAGGAAATCGAAGATGATATCATATTCCGCtttgtgcagcagcagcagcaggagcagccacagcagctgACGCCAGAGATGAGAAAGCCGCAAACTCCTTCTCCTTCCGCAAATCCTCCCCCAACTGCAGCTCTTACCATGGCCAAGCACTCGAGCAAGCATCAAGTGAGCAAGCACGAGCACCACCAGAAGCCAAACGCAGCTTTTGCTCATAAATTGAGCCGCCTGCCCACCCACTATGAAAGTTTCCAGACGAACCCGGACAGCGACATCCTCACATTCGAAGACAACAACGACTGGGTGGCCAGTCTGCAAAAGCAGGAATTCGCCGATGCCATGGCAACCAGCAGCCAGGGCAGCCAGGATAGTCATAGCCCGTCGGGCGAGGACGACAGCAATGCCTTTGTCTTTGATGAGTCCCTGTTTGATGCCTCGGACGGGACCGAAGAATATCAGCGGAAGCAGCTGAACGAGGACATGAAGCGCATCATGTCCAATTCGAACTCGCACAGCAACCACAAAAAGGCGGAGCCCGAAGTACAGGCTGCACCCAGCGGGGCTTCCTCCAGCGAGACAGCGCAGTACAGTGAGGACTACAACGATGACGATGAACTGCTGTCGCCTGTGCTACATTCAGAGCTGGAAGTTCATCTGGAGACCTATGCTTCCACCACACCACAGACCCACACGGACTGGAGCCTTCTGAAGAAGTTCGACCTGTCCGCGGAGCACCAGTCGCAGGTGCAGGGAGTGCGCAAGAACTTTGGGGCCTGCTTCGCCGGCGCCGACAGCTATTTCCACTACAACGATGCGGACACCATGAGCCAGATCATCAGCTACAACATTGATCTTAATCTGCGCATCAAGACGCATTCGGAGAACGGCGTCATACTCTGGACGGGCCGCCAGGGAACGACGGATGAGCACGACGACTATTTGTCGCTGGGCATTGAAAAGGG ATACTTGcacttccgctatgatttggGCTCTGGTGAGGTGGACATTCTCTTCAATGGCACCAAGGTCAGCGATGGCCTGTGGCATCGTGTGCGAGCCATAAG GAACTCACAGGAGGGCTATCTAGAGGTCGATGGCCGCAAAACGTCCACGCAGCGAGCACCTGGCAAACTGCGTCAACTAAACACGGATACGGGTCTATATGTTG GTGGAATGCCGGATGTGGCATACTTCACGCATCGGCGCTACTACAGCGGCATCGTGGGCTGCATATCGGAGATCGTGTTGGCTGGCGAGATGAAGCTGAACTTTGACCCGAGCACCCTGGGAACGGAGCACAACGTGGAGACAGGCCTactatga